The genomic window CAACGAAAATGGGTGCGGTTATCCTCGGGTAATCTAAACGCACGACTGGGGAGGTGGGTAATGTGATCCCCTTCGTAAATAATCACGGTAGGTCTAGGCGCCCGGCGGTGTTTTTCCCAGAATCGGGAATAACCCAGCCCCCAAGTTTGGGGAGTGAAGTTTCGGCACCTCCCGAATAACCTTTTCCCCAGAATTGGGGAAAGTCCCGGCCTTCTCAAGAGGTGCCAGAGAATCTGCTGGCTACGGACTCAGCAAATTTGCGACGTCCAAGTGAGGCCCCGGAATTTTAGGGCGTTTTGTTGGGGGGGGAGGGCAATAGCGCCCTCCTGCCGACGCCTCACACGTTAAAGGCCTCAAACTTTGAAGGGCGGTAGGTGCCTCCGGGGAGATGGGTTGAGACTTGCTAGGTAGGCGAGACTGCACCGCAAATGTAACGATTTCCTCGTTCTGTCAGCTCGTCCCTGACTGCCGACATATAGACAGGGTCGATCTCAAATCCAATGAATTCCTTAACCCCGCAGCTAATGGCAGCGTAGGCCGCATGGCCAATGCCTAAGAAGGGATCCATCACCACGGAGCTGCCGTTTTTGCCATGGAGCTTGATGCAATGCTCAACCAGCGCATCCGGGAAGGTTGCGGGATGAGGTCGGTCATCAGCGCGGCGATTAATTGTCTTGTAGGGTATGAACCATACATTGCCACGGCACTTCAGATCGTCTCCTCCTGTGTGCCCCCACCGGCCAATATTGGACTTGTCGGCATACGGAACGCCAATGGCTTTGCGATCCAACTTTGTGTCTCCACCCTTCGTGAGGTGGAAGATATGCTCGTGGCAGTCGTTGACGAAACGATCGGAATTGATGGGCTTGTAGTGCCCCCGCTGCCGTTCGGGGCCATCCTTTTTGTCCGGCAACGCGATGGACTTGATCCAATGGATAGAATTCTGGAGATGGAAGAGCTTGTGCTCATCCGCAAGGAGATTCAAAACTACGTGCGGTAAGAGCGGAGCTTTAAGAGAGCCGCCGATATTCAGAAAGAGAGAGCCGTCGTCTTTCAGCTTGCGGGACGCCTGAGTTGCCCATTCAATCGTCCAATCCAGATATTCCTGCCAGTCTTTTTGGTCGTCGTAGGAATTGTATTTAATCCCAAGATTGTAGGGCGGCGATGTTACGATGATGTCGATTGAAGAGTCCGGAATGTGCTCCATCATGCCCTTGATGCAATCGCCTTCGTAAAGTCTGACGGTGGTCTTTTGTTCGAGTTTCATGTGTCGTTCTTCGTACGACATCCCTAGTAACTTCTTTCAGAAAACTCGTACAGTCTAATTTTCTGCTATTTTATCCTATCGAGTTTCGGCCCCAAATGTCGACCGAAGATCGATTGAATGCGATCCTCCCACCCTCCATTGTTGTAGTCGAAAGCGTAGCGCCGAATACGCTCAATGAGGTGATGAGGAAGAAACATCCTCTGGGACTCGTCAGTAATGTCTTGTAAGGTCACCATCAGGCTTTGAAACCCGCCATCGGTCCGCGAATTGGGATCTTGCCGGCAAACGATTTCATATTCTGAGTCATTGAGCTGAAGGACGTAAGTGTCAGACATAGCCAAAATCAATCTTTTTATTTGTGGAGGTTCAAGCCTCTTTTTACCTGAAGAAAATGGCAATCATCGTAAAGAGTCCTAGATGCCGGGCGGACGAATATCCCACCACGCTTGCCAGTGATCTCCGCGATTTGAAGGGACGGTAGGGTAGGGCCCGCGGTAAGTTTCTACCGCGGGTAGGTGCTGAAATCTCAGCACCTCCGAATCCGGAGACCACCCCAAATTTGGGGGCGTCGGAATCGGGGGGGCTCAGGCAGGGTTCTTGATGTGCTTTGCGATGTATGCCTTGTAGTCGGAGATGCGGACTCGGCGCGAACGGGGGCCGAGTTCAACTATTGGCATCGAGCGGGCGACACGATCCACGGGCAGGCCGGTGAAGGCCGAAACGGTGGCAATGTCCATCAACTGCAGTTCCTCGATGTTGATGCCAGCGAGCACCGCGCCAGCGATGTCGCGCGCGGCAATGCGCTTCACGTCTTCCAGCTCGGAGGGAGATAGTTGGATGCTGCTCATTGCCGATTCTCGGA from Luteolibacter yonseiensis includes these protein-coding regions:
- a CDS encoding DNA-methyltransferase; translation: MKLEQKTTVRLYEGDCIKGMMEHIPDSSIDIIVTSPPYNLGIKYNSYDDQKDWQEYLDWTIEWATQASRKLKDDGSLFLNIGGSLKAPLLPHVVLNLLADEHKLFHLQNSIHWIKSIALPDKKDGPERQRGHYKPINSDRFVNDCHEHIFHLTKGGDTKLDRKAIGVPYADKSNIGRWGHTGGDDLKCRGNVWFIPYKTINRRADDRPHPATFPDALVEHCIKLHGKNGSSVVMDPFLGIGHAAYAAISCGVKEFIGFEIDPVYMSAVRDELTERGNRYICGAVSPT